The following coding sequences are from one Triticum aestivum cultivar Chinese Spring chromosome 5A, IWGSC CS RefSeq v2.1, whole genome shotgun sequence window:
- the LOC123107394 gene encoding uncharacterized protein, producing the protein MKIGKTTEILKKAAAVCKSKTARLLILTSLQRRRMISGPMVSKKIHALTLADRQRVDYRKAFAHGTIEKRLVIVQGGDFAVNQSHQLEMLAQDDGHGGCQADWSLHPLFNDDHVNCCYSGDDDDADVPLDVCDQDDDDELLVLDMIRSKREAEGLEFNMEEEIDQAADMFIKRFRQRLKNGF; encoded by the coding sequence ATGAAGATCGGGAAGACTACggagatcttgaagaaggcggcggcggtgtGCAAGAGCAAGACCGCCAGGCTCCTCATCCTGACCTCGCTTCAGCGCCGCAGGATGATCTCGGGCCCCATGGTCTCTAAGAAGATCCACGCACTTACTCTGGCCGACCGGCAGAGAGTGGACTATCGCAAGGCTTTTGCGCACGGCACAATCGAGAAGAGACTAGTCATCGTCCAGGGCGGTGACTTTGCAGTCAATCAGTCTCATCAGTTGGAGATGTTGGCTCAAGATGATGGTCATGGTGGCTGCCAAGCTGACTGGTCACTACATCCCCTCTTCAACGACGATCATGTCAACTGCTGTTacagtggtgatgatgatgatgcggatGTGCCACTGGATGTGTGCGATCAAGACGACGATGATGAGCTGTTGGTCCTGGATATGATCAGGAGCAAGAGAGAGGCTGAGGGGTTGGAGTTCAACATGGAGGAAGAGATTGACCAGGCTGCCGATATGTTCATCAAGAGGTTCCGGCAACGGCTGAAGAATGGATTCTAG